DNA sequence from the Treponema sp. OMZ 838 genome:
TTGGCCGGTAATAGTACCAAGATCGGTTACCGCAGCATCAAGCAATTTCTTATTTGTCAATGCTTCGCCAACTCCCATACTGAGTACGATTTTAACAAGCTTCGGCACCTGCATAACCGTAGTATAGCCGAACTCTTTTGTAAGCTCAGGCGTTATCGTTTCCGTATAGATTTTCTTAAGCCGTGGCACATAATTGCTCATTATAATACTTCTCCACCCTTACGGCAAAAACGCACTTTTTTATCGCCGTCCATCTTATATCCAATGCGGGATACGCCACTTTTCTTACCGACTATCATGACATTTGAAATATGTATCGGCATCTCGATTTCGGCAATTCCGCCCTGATCCTGCTGAGAACGCTTGCGCATTGCTTTTTTACCCATATTAACGCCCTGAATAATCACTTGATTTTTTTCAGGTAAAACACGCAATACGGCGCCGCGCTTTCCTTTCTCGCTGCCCGCAATCACTTCTACCGTATCGTTCTTACGGATCTTGATTTTTCCTTCCATAAATGCTCAATCTCCTTATAGAACTTCAGGCGCAAGCGATACGATTTTCATAAAATCCATATCACGCAGTTCGCGCGCGACAGGCCCGAAAACACGCTTACCCTTGGGGTTCTTATTCGCATCGACCAATACACAAGCGTTATCGTCAAAGCGGATATATGTCCCGTCAGGACGGCGATATTCTTTAGAAACGCGGACGATAACCGCTTTTTCTACAGAACCCTTTTTGATTGTAGAAGTCGGAAGCGCATCCTTTACCGCTACTACAATGATATCACCGATACCGGCATACCGGCGGTGGGATCCGCCGAGTACCTTAATACACTGTACAATCTTTGCACCCGAGTTATCGGCAACGTTTAATCTTGTTTCTACTTGAACCATAATATAGACGCTCCTTACTCGTTATTTTGCACGCTCAATAATCTCCGCCAAACGCCAGCATTTTTCTTTGCTGATCGGACGGTTCTCTACAATACGCACCGTATCACCAATGTGAGCTGTATTTTGTTCGTCATGCGCCTTATATTTTTTTGTATTGAGCACATACTTTTTATACAGCCGATGAAGTTTCTTGGTAGCGACCTGCACAACAATGGTTTTATCCATTTTATCGCTGGTTACCAAACCAACAAACTCGCGGTTCCCGGATTTCTTTTTTGCCGTTGTTTCTTCCACGGGCCTGCTCCTACTCTGCACTTACACCGGCCAATTCTTTCTGCCGGATAAATGTGTTCAGCGCTGCAATTTCGCGGCGCATAGACCGTTTCAGCATAGGGTTCTCTACGTGTCCCACTACAAACTGAAACCTCAAATCCATATATTTTTGTTTAAGTTCGCTCCGCTTTGCCTGCAATTCGGCAAGGGATAAATCTTGATAGTTCGGCTTTTTCATTCGGAAAACTCCATCTTAGTTATCGCGCGGCTGCTCGGCAAAGCGTGTCTTAAACGGAAGTTTACTTCCTGCCAAACGCATAGCCTCTTCCGCAAGCGAGCGGTCAATACCGGTAAGCTCAAACAGCACCGTTCCGGGCTTTACAACAGCAACCCAATACTCCGGAGCTCCCTTACCTTTACCCATACGTGTTTCAGCCGGTTTTTTTGTATACGGCTTATCGGGGAATACGCGAATCCACAACTTACCGCCGCGCTTTACCTTTCTGTTTAAAGCGACACGAGCAGCTTCGAGCTGGCGATTAGTCAGCCAAAAGGGTTCAAGCGATACCAATGCAAATTCACCAAAGTCAATATGATTACACCGTGTTGCGTTTCCCTTAACTCTACCGCGCTGAATTTTGCGGTATTTTACTCTCTTAGGACTTAAAGCCATCGCTTAATCCCTCCCTGCTTCCGCACGCTCGCCGCGGCCTTTTTCCGACCGAGGAGCGCGTTCCTTGCGCTGTTTTTTTAACAATAAACCGGCGTCATCTTTTTGGTCGCTGCCGTACATCATGCCGCTGTAGAGCCAAACTTTTACACCGATTTTTCCGTAGGTGGTATGCGCTTCCGCAAAACCGTAGTCGATATCCGCACGGAGTGTGTGCAAGGGTATCCGCCCTTCCTTCATTTCTTCGGTTCGGGACATTTCCGCACCGCCGAGACGACCCGAAACACGGATTTTAATTCCCTGAGCACCGGCTTTCATCGTAGAAAAGCAACCTTGCTTTAAGGCTTTTCTAAAGGAAGCACGCCCCATCAGCTGACGGGCAACATTCTGGGCAACGAGAGAAGCATTCAATTCAGCACGCTTCACCTCTTTAATCTTAATCTGAACCTTTTTATTCAGTTCTTTCTGAATAATAGCGCCGATTTTTTCAATATTGGCACCTTTGGTTCCGATGATCACACCCGGCCGCGCGGTATGAATAACAATTGTTACACGCTGGGGATGACGAATAATTTCGATATCGGCAACATCCGCATTTTTGCACTCAGGCAGTGTCTGGAGCATTGCACGAATCTTTAAGTCTTCATGCAATAAGTCCGCATATTCTCTCGGACTTGCATACCAGCGAGACGACCATGTTTTATTAATTCCAAGTCTTAACCCGATAGGGTTTACTTTCTGTCCCATACTTACGCTCCCGCCTTTTCGTCAACTATTACCGTAATGTGACACATTCGTTTTAATTGAACATCCGCACGTCCGCGGCCGCGGCACCATAAGCGCTTCAGCCTCGGGCCTTCATCGATACGGATCTCTTTAATATAGAGCATATCTTCATCCAATTTTTTATTACCGTTCAAAGCATTCGAGGCAGCCGACTTAACCGTTTGTGAAATCAGTGCAGCCCCTTTATTGGGTATATGCTCTAAGATCGCCATTGCATCGGTATAAGACTTGCGTTTAATCACATTTGCAACCGGCCGAACTTTTGTCGGAGAAGCAATAAAATACTTTATCGTAGCGCGGTAACCGTTCTTTGCAGTCGTTTCAGTCATTATATCCACCTACTTTTTTGCCGCTTTCTTATCCGAGCCGCCGTGCCCGCGGAAAATACGGGTAGGAGCGAACTCGCCAAGCTTATGTCCAACAAATTCCTCTGTGATATACACAGGGATCCATGATTTACCGTTATATACCGAAATAGTAAAACCAACCATCTCAGGTATAATCGTGGAGCATCGGGAGTAAGACTTAACCATCTTTTTTGTTTTCTGATCTCCCGTCTTGCTCATTTCAACAACCTTTTTGTACAAGCTTTTTTCTACAAAAGGGCCTTTTTTAACAGATCTTGACATTCTCTACTCCCTACTTCCGCCGTGAAACAATAAACCGATCCGAAGTATTCTTCTTCTTACGGGTTTTATATCCCTTACAAGGCTGACCCCACGGAGTAACAGGATTGCGTCCCTTTCCGCGTCCTTCACCACCACCAAGCGGGTGATCAACAGGGTTCATAGCCATACCGCGTACGGAAGGACGAATACCGCGCCAACGTGCACGTCCCGCCTTTCCTAAATTGATATTCATGTGATCGGCATTTCCAACCTCACCGATTGTTGCATAGCATTTTTTATGCACCAAACGGGTCTCACCTGAAGGAAGGCGCAACGTTACATAATCGCCTTCTTTTGCAGCAATAAGCGCAGCAGCACCGGCAGAACGAGCCATTTGCCCACCCTTTCCAAGCGTCAACTCAACATTATGGACGGTAAAACCGACCGGTATGGATTCAAGCGGTAACGCATTCGCAAGCTCAAGCGCAGCCATCGTGCCGCTCATAATCTTTTGTCCGACCTTCAAACCTTTAGGAGCAAGGATGTATCGTTTTTCGCCGTCAGCGTAAAAGATCAATGCGATATTTGCACTGCGGTTCGGATCATATTCGATAGTTCGGACAGTTCCCGGAATACCGTACTTGTTACGTTTAAAATCAATTTCACGATACTTCCGCTTATGTCCACCGCCCTGATGCCGAACAGAAATACGCCCATGGCTATCCCGCCCCGCATTGGCTTTTTTTCCGGTTGTAAGGCTTTTTTCAGGTTTCTGCGCAGTGATTTCATCACGCAGCAAGTCAATTCGACCGCGCATACCCGGTGTTATAGGCTTATATAATTTAAGAGCCATTTATCTTCCCCTTCAAAGCAGCGATAAGTGCTGTTATGCACCTTCAAAAACTTTAATCGATTCGCCTTCAGCAAGCGTCACAATAGCTTTTTTCCAGCTTGCAGTCTTACCTGCCCGATAGCGAACTCGACGCATTTTTCCGTCGACGTTTACAACAGCACAATCAAGCACTTTAACATTAAAAAGCTTCCGTACTGCTTCCTTAATCTGCACCTTTGTAGAGCGCGGATCCACCTTAAAAACATACTTACGCTGCTCACGCATCTCGTTTGATTTTTCCGTAAGCACAGGCGCTATAATAACATCAGTATATTGCATTACTCAGCCCCCTCAACCGCATAAAAACTCGAAAGATTTTTTGCAGCAGACTCAAGCATCAGCACTTTCCGCCCATAAAACAGATCATGCGCACGCAAACGGTTATACGTCAAAAACGACAGTGTAGGAATATTCTTCCCCGCACGCTTCAACATTGCATCATCATCTTTCAACACAAGCACAGTGCGCTCATCCTGAACAAATGCCTGCAATATCTTCACAAGATCTTTCGTTTTACCGGTTTCAACCGTAAAATCTTCTATGACAACAAGGCGATCTTCATCCTGAGCCTTCAAACTCAAGATAGATTTCATTGCCAACCGCTTTGCTTTTTTCGGAATTGCATAGCTATAATCACGCGGCTTCGGCCCAAAAATCGTACCGCCGCCGACCAAAAGCGGTGATTTTTTATCACCACGGCGGGCACGCCCGGTACCCTTCTGCTTATACGGCTTCGCATTAGAACCGTTTACCTCAGCACGACCTTTTGTACATGCCGTACCGACACGCATATTTGCTAATTCATTTGTAATGGCATAGTAAATGACATCTTCATTAACAGGCAAACCGAACACAGCATCGTTAAGCTCAATTGTCCGCAATTCCTTACCATCAATCGAATAGACTTTCTTTTCCATTCTCTTCTCCTGCCGTTATCTTTCCCGTTTTACAGCGGATTTAAGGAACACAACCGCATCCTTTTTACCGGGAACGGAACCACGTACCATAACGACGCCCAATTCGGGATCTATTTTTTCAATCCTCAAATTCTGTACCGTTACTCGTTCGGCACCCATGTGACCGGGCATCTTAACGTTTTTAAACGATCGCCCCGGACTGGTACACTGCCCTGTCGAACCAGGCTCACGGTGAAACTTTGAACCATGAGAAGCGCGTCCACCGCCGAAACCATAGCGCTTTACAACACCCTGAAAGCCCTTTCCTTTTGAAATTGCGGTAATATCAAGATACCGGACAGATTCCAAAACTTCGACGCCAATTTTCGCACCAACGGTAACTTCTTTATCAAAACCTCTAAATTCTTTTAAAAGACGGACAGGCGCAACACCTTCTGCAAACTGATTTGCATATACCTTTGAAACACGTCCTTCTTTCAATTCACCCGTTCCCAACACAACTGCTTCATAACCGAAATGATCCGCATCTTTTACTGCGACCACTGTATTCGGCACTACTTGCAAAACGGTAACAGGTGTCAGCCGCCCCTCGTCATCAAACAACTGGGTCATGCCGATTTTTTTACCAATCAGACCAACCATAACTCACAACTCCTTGAGAAACTCATCGCTTCTCCGGTACGCACATCCTGATTAAATGCCGTCTACCGTTCTTTTATTGTTTAATTTCTACATCAACCCCCGCCGAAAGCTCTAATGCCATCAAAGCATTCATCACTTCTGCAGAAGGTTCAATA
Encoded proteins:
- the rpsC gene encoding 30S ribosomal protein S3, which produces MGQKVNPIGLRLGINKTWSSRWYASPREYADLLHEDLKIRAMLQTLPECKNADVADIEIIRHPQRVTIVIHTARPGVIIGTKGANIEKIGAIIQKELNKKVQIKIKEVKRAELNASLVAQNVARQLMGRASFRKALKQGCFSTMKAGAQGIKIRVSGRLGGAEMSRTEEMKEGRIPLHTLRADIDYGFAEAHTTYGKIGVKVWLYSGMMYGSDQKDDAGLLLKKQRKERAPRSEKGRGERAEAGRD
- the rplP gene encoding 50S ribosomal protein L16 produces the protein MALSPKRVKYRKIQRGRVKGNATRCNHIDFGEFALVSLEPFWLTNRQLEAARVALNRKVKRGGKLWIRVFPDKPYTKKPAETRMGKGKGAPEYWVAVVKPGTVLFELTGIDRSLAEEAMRLAGSKLPFKTRFAEQPRDN
- the rplD gene encoding 50S ribosomal protein L4 → MEKKVYSIDGKELRTIELNDAVFGLPVNEDVIYYAITNELANMRVGTACTKGRAEVNGSNAKPYKQKGTGRARRGDKKSPLLVGGGTIFGPKPRDYSYAIPKKAKRLAMKSILSLKAQDEDRLVVIEDFTVETGKTKDLVKILQAFVQDERTVLVLKDDDAMLKRAGKNIPTLSFLTYNRLRAHDLFYGRKVLMLESAAKNLSSFYAVEGAE
- the rplN gene encoding 50S ribosomal protein L14; its protein translation is MVQVETRLNVADNSGAKIVQCIKVLGGSHRRYAGIGDIIVVAVKDALPTSTIKKGSVEKAVIVRVSKEYRRPDGTYIRFDDNACVLVDANKNPKGKRVFGPVARELRDMDFMKIVSLAPEVL
- the rpmC gene encoding 50S ribosomal protein L29, coding for MKKPNYQDLSLAELQAKRSELKQKYMDLRFQFVVGHVENPMLKRSMRREIAALNTFIRQKELAGVSAE
- the rplV gene encoding 50S ribosomal protein L22, whose product is MTETTAKNGYRATIKYFIASPTKVRPVANVIKRKSYTDAMAILEHIPNKGAALISQTVKSAASNALNGNKKLDEDMLYIKEIRIDEGPRLKRLWCRGRGRADVQLKRMCHITVIVDEKAGA
- the rplB gene encoding 50S ribosomal protein L2; this translates as MALKLYKPITPGMRGRIDLLRDEITAQKPEKSLTTGKKANAGRDSHGRISVRHQGGGHKRKYREIDFKRNKYGIPGTVRTIEYDPNRSANIALIFYADGEKRYILAPKGLKVGQKIMSGTMAALELANALPLESIPVGFTVHNVELTLGKGGQMARSAGAAALIAAKEGDYVTLRLPSGETRLVHKKCYATIGEVGNADHMNINLGKAGRARWRGIRPSVRGMAMNPVDHPLGGGEGRGKGRNPVTPWGQPCKGYKTRKKKNTSDRFIVSRRK
- the rpsQ gene encoding 30S ribosomal protein S17; the protein is MEETTAKKKSGNREFVGLVTSDKMDKTIVVQVATKKLHRLYKKYVLNTKKYKAHDEQNTAHIGDTVRIVENRPISKEKCWRLAEIIERAK
- the rplC gene encoding 50S ribosomal protein L3, giving the protein MVGLIGKKIGMTQLFDDEGRLTPVTVLQVVPNTVVAVKDADHFGYEAVVLGTGELKEGRVSKVYANQFAEGVAPVRLLKEFRGFDKEVTVGAKIGVEVLESVRYLDITAISKGKGFQGVVKRYGFGGGRASHGSKFHREPGSTGQCTSPGRSFKNVKMPGHMGAERVTVQNLRIEKIDPELGVVMVRGSVPGKKDAVVFLKSAVKRER
- a CDS encoding 50S ribosomal protein L23; the encoded protein is MQYTDVIIAPVLTEKSNEMREQRKYVFKVDPRSTKVQIKEAVRKLFNVKVLDCAVVNVDGKMRRVRYRAGKTASWKKAIVTLAEGESIKVFEGA
- the rpsS gene encoding 30S ribosomal protein S19; translated protein: MSRSVKKGPFVEKSLYKKVVEMSKTGDQKTKKMVKSYSRCSTIIPEMVGFTISVYNGKSWIPVYITEEFVGHKLGEFAPTRIFRGHGGSDKKAAKK
- the rplX gene encoding 50S ribosomal protein L24 produces the protein MEGKIKIRKNDTVEVIAGSEKGKRGAVLRVLPEKNQVIIQGVNMGKKAMRKRSQQDQGGIAEIEMPIHISNVMIVGKKSGVSRIGYKMDGDKKVRFCRKGGEVL